The following coding sequences are from one Beggiatoa alba B18LD window:
- a CDS encoding chorismate--pyruvate lyase family protein, which produces MNADNWQDPERYLPSAHTAITLQEGHLVLDALSAFQRILLITDGTLTELLEAYLQEPIHVVKLAETLQASPQAIPALEIQQGQGIIQRDILLQGKHSGKNWLYAESIIVPDRLSPEFREQLLTSQVPIGKLWLAHRLETFKEKLSFCTEPAQQRAHHFALENDDILFSRTYRVFSQGKAIMLITEKFPQAFYR; this is translated from the coding sequence ATGAACGCAGATAATTGGCAAGACCCTGAGCGGTATTTACCCTCTGCACACACAGCAATCACCTTGCAAGAAGGACATTTAGTGCTTGATGCGTTAAGTGCCTTTCAACGTATCTTATTAATCACGGATGGAACATTAACCGAACTGTTAGAGGCTTACTTACAAGAGCCGATTCACGTCGTCAAACTCGCAGAAACCTTACAAGCAAGCCCACAAGCTATTCCTGCCCTAGAGATTCAGCAGGGACAAGGTATTATTCAACGCGATATTTTATTACAAGGGAAACACAGCGGAAAAAATTGGCTTTATGCAGAATCGATTATTGTCCCTGACCGTTTAAGCCCTGAATTTCGTGAGCAGTTATTAACCAGTCAAGTACCTATTGGTAAATTATGGCTTGCCCATCGTTTAGAAACATTTAAGGAAAAACTGAGTTTTTGCACAGAACCCGCCCAACAACGGGCTCATCACTTTGCATTAGAAAACGACGATATTTTATTTTCTCGCACATATCGCGTTTTTTCTCAAGGCAAAGCCATTATGTTAATTACTGAAAAATTCCCGCAAGCCTTTTATCGTTAA
- a CDS encoding coproporphyrinogen-III oxidase family protein, whose amino-acid sequence MINTRKENPYWEPSRKGFITNYPNFLHWKKLDVDEMQTDRPLNLYVHSPFCAQRCSYCYYRTITNSRKSEIDRYVDALCKEITLANQQFGLGKRPVNSVYFGGGTPTLLAGDNLKQITDTLRQHFNLDNAEFTVEGEPVTLTEKKADVLKELGVNRISLGVQSLSDDIIKLSNRQDTEAKVLRAIEFAKSTNAVVNIDLMSGLAGEKPDTWEYSVNRALETGVHSITVYKMELYTNTQYFIEVRNESLQLPSDDQELDFMQYALNKFDEAQYRPWSFFTFTKEGRYTHVHAPSIWRGDDCYAFGTSAFGRLGTWVYQNSNDADKYISMVEAGELPINRGHYLTCLDQMIRDVVLGMKLIHLDLTAFQKKHGFKLSSLCGAELNKLQEDGYITLSDTEVVLTPKGILHGDYVGKSLGKRLADMY is encoded by the coding sequence ATGATTAATACTCGCAAAGAAAATCCGTACTGGGAGCCGTCACGTAAAGGCTTTATCACTAACTATCCGAATTTCCTCCACTGGAAAAAATTGGATGTGGATGAGATGCAAACGGATAGACCGTTAAATCTCTACGTGCATAGCCCTTTCTGTGCGCAACGGTGCTCTTATTGCTACTACCGCACCATTACAAACAGCCGTAAATCTGAGATTGATAGATATGTCGATGCCTTATGCAAGGAAATCACGCTGGCAAACCAACAATTTGGTTTAGGTAAACGTCCTGTGAACTCCGTCTATTTTGGCGGTGGCACACCGACCTTGTTAGCGGGTGATAATCTAAAGCAAATCACCGATACGTTACGGCAACATTTCAATTTAGATAACGCCGAATTTACCGTTGAGGGTGAACCCGTCACCTTAACGGAGAAAAAAGCCGATGTTTTAAAAGAATTAGGCGTTAACCGTATCAGTTTGGGCGTGCAATCCCTCTCCGATGACATTATTAAACTCTCTAACCGCCAAGATACAGAAGCAAAAGTCTTGCGTGCAATTGAATTCGCTAAAAGTACCAACGCTGTTGTTAATATTGACTTAATGAGCGGTTTAGCGGGCGAAAAACCCGATACATGGGAATACAGCGTTAATCGTGCGTTAGAAACAGGTGTGCATAGCATTACCGTCTATAAAATGGAGTTGTACACCAATACGCAATATTTTATTGAAGTGCGGAATGAATCCTTACAACTGCCTTCAGATGACCAAGAATTAGACTTTATGCAGTATGCGCTAAATAAATTTGATGAAGCCCAATATCGCCCTTGGAGTTTCTTCACGTTTACCAAAGAAGGGCGTTATACCCACGTACACGCGCCGAGCATTTGGCGGGGAGATGATTGCTATGCCTTTGGTACGTCAGCCTTTGGACGATTAGGCACTTGGGTTTATCAAAACAGTAATGATGCTGATAAATACATCAGTATGGTAGAAGCGGGGGAATTGCCGATTAATCGTGGGCATTACCTCACATGTTTAGACCAAATGATTCGCGATGTCGTTCTTGGGATGAAACTAATACACCTCGATTTAACCGCTTTCCAAAAGAAACACGGCTTTAAACTCAGTAGTTTATGCGGTGCAGAACTGAATAAATTGCAGGAAGACGGTTATATCACGCTGTCCGATACAGAAGTTGTTTTAACACCGAAGGGCATTCTACACGGTGATTATGTGGGTAAAAGTCTTGGTAAACGTTTAGCGGATATGTACTAA
- a CDS encoding sulfotransferase family 2 domain-containing protein, with translation MLTSCAKNMLISHTHKFIFFHVAKAAGISIREALKDHTEEPEHFKIHRPAKHLNGQLNPLYTMWETMLLHAKASDAQKILPAEQFQQFYKFAFVRNPWDWQVSMYHFLLKETTNPRYELVKSFPHFDAYLDWVIHTKNPFPKGATKLQKTVLADEHGKLLVDFVGRYENLSQDFQSICQHIGLDIPALPHLNQSNRTDYRHYYTPKTRQLVAEHFAEDIELFGYQFDGTYSPLSCHDALLMHG, from the coding sequence ATGCTGACATCGTGTGCTAAAAATATGCTTATCTCTCATACACATAAATTTATTTTTTTCCATGTTGCTAAAGCAGCAGGCATTAGTATTCGTGAAGCGTTAAAAGACCATACAGAAGAGCCAGAACACTTTAAAATTCATCGTCCTGCGAAACACTTAAATGGTCAACTTAATCCCCTTTATACCATGTGGGAAACGATGCTATTGCACGCAAAAGCAAGTGATGCACAAAAAATATTACCCGCAGAACAATTCCAACAATTTTATAAATTTGCCTTTGTGCGTAATCCATGGGATTGGCAAGTTTCTATGTATCACTTTTTACTCAAAGAAACGACAAATCCACGTTATGAATTAGTGAAATCTTTTCCTCATTTCGACGCTTATTTAGACTGGGTGATTCATACAAAAAACCCTTTTCCTAAAGGCGCAACTAAATTGCAAAAAACCGTACTGGCGGATGAACATGGAAAGTTATTAGTTGATTTTGTTGGACGTTATGAAAATTTAAGCCAAGATTTCCAATCTATCTGTCAACACATTGGGCTAGATATTCCCGCCTTACCCCATTTAAATCAGAGTAATCGCACCGATTACCGCCATTATTACACCCCTAAAACGCGCCAACTGGTTGCTGAACATTTCGCGGAAGATATAGAACTCTTCGGTTATCAATTTGATGGTACTTATAGCCCACTGTCATGCCATGACGCATTACTGATGCACGGATAA
- a CDS encoding class I adenylate-forming enzyme family protein, whose protein sequence is MGLLTHLEKPSVATNTISDGQVTCTYHDIPLIFEKLEHFFKKHKITPETGIAIEFSNETFSVLTLLYLIRQGYCFFIYPPHPHRPAPPAFCRYHLHIQNTRDTTQDSPPEQFLTLSPNPHATTTTAPLEQERLYLRTSGSMGMAKIVEYHHKALLANAEQCVDRFQLTATDNVFLPVPIFHMYGLGAGLLPALSANANIALQDKTNIFRYLAVDKQFKPNSVFLTPTLCQLLVKGCQTPRHYRLIVSAGDKMPKTLFTAVEEKFGLLVNLYGSTEMGAVATSWLSDPLEKRASGYLRPLPSITASVPEPATHSPPSENSTTGELHLQYSYGFNRYVDEYAQGLSNAEQGQRGFKTGDLASFYPDDYLVIWGRCDHSINRRGYLVIFAEIEKAIESLTGIEKAVIVPIEQENAQGQGICAYCTLAAENTFTPQQIRDSCFTILPNYAVPDEINILTTMPLLPSGKVDRQALMQQSKLAVISP, encoded by the coding sequence ATGGGATTGCTAACACATTTAGAAAAACCCTCGGTAGCGACAAATACAATCAGTGATGGACAAGTAACTTGTACTTATCACGATATTCCACTGATTTTTGAAAAGTTAGAACATTTTTTTAAAAAACATAAAATTACCCCAGAAACAGGAATTGCTATAGAGTTTTCAAATGAAACTTTTAGTGTTTTGACGCTGTTATATCTGATTCGTCAAGGCTATTGTTTTTTTATTTATCCGCCTCACCCCCATCGCCCCGCGCCGCCCGCATTTTGCCGTTATCATTTACACATTCAAAATACCCGCGATACCACACAAGACAGCCCACCAGAACAGTTTCTCACCCTATCGCCAAATCCTCACGCGACCACAACCACCGCACCACTTGAGCAAGAACGCCTGTATTTACGAACATCAGGCAGTATGGGGATGGCAAAAATTGTCGAATATCACCACAAGGCTTTACTCGCCAATGCTGAACAATGTGTTGACCGTTTCCAACTCACCGCAACAGACAATGTTTTTTTACCTGTCCCTATTTTTCATATGTACGGCTTAGGGGCAGGGTTACTACCTGCTTTATCGGCAAATGCTAATATTGCACTACAAGATAAAACGAATATTTTTCGCTACTTAGCTGTTGATAAACAATTCAAACCAAACAGTGTGTTTTTAACCCCCACACTCTGCCAATTATTAGTTAAAGGTTGTCAAACCCCACGCCATTACCGTCTTATTGTCAGTGCGGGCGATAAAATGCCAAAAACCTTATTTACAGCGGTTGAAGAAAAATTTGGCTTATTAGTTAATTTATACGGCAGTACTGAGATGGGCGCGGTGGCAACATCATGGCTCAGTGACCCCTTAGAAAAACGGGCAAGCGGTTATTTACGTCCATTACCATCAATAACGGCATCTGTGCCTGAACCTGCTACACATTCCCCCCCTTCTGAAAACTCCACAACGGGCGAATTGCATTTGCAATATAGCTATGGTTTTAATCGTTATGTGGACGAATACGCACAGGGATTGAGTAATGCAGAACAGGGACAGCGGGGATTTAAAACAGGAGATTTAGCCAGTTTTTATCCTGATGATTATCTCGTCATTTGGGGACGTTGCGACCATAGCATTAATCGACGTGGCTATCTCGTTATTTTTGCCGAAATTGAGAAAGCTATAGAAAGCCTAACAGGCATAGAAAAAGCGGTGATTGTGCCGATTGAACAAGAAAATGCACAAGGTCAAGGAATTTGTGCCTATTGCACCTTAGCGGCGGAGAACACGTTTACCCCTCAACAGATTCGTGACTCTTGTTTCACTATTTTACCGAATTATGCAGTACCCGATGAAATCAACATTCTAACAACAATGCCCCTGTTACCCAGTGGAAAAGTTGACAGACAAGCGTTAATGCAACAAAGCAAACTTGCTGTTATATCCCCTTAA
- a CDS encoding DUF4337 family protein, with product MDIELPEVDESDKFEKRIGIVLTFFAALLAINDVGADRFGTDELLAHSEMVSAYQWYSGKGIKEDMVEGRRDLLLMLVESGAIAPTHVEAVRKTTETLNVDIERYKKEKQEILKGSSAVGEANWVQEVDGKLGQVIGAKQWETQSRVLNLAGDKFDAATLFLQLCLVMGALSLLLKAPKLKHFFFSMMVVFGSLGGVFSAWAFSIATTV from the coding sequence ATGGATATAGAATTACCAGAAGTCGATGAATCTGATAAATTTGAAAAACGTATCGGCATTGTGCTGACGTTTTTCGCGGCATTATTAGCAATTAATGATGTTGGGGCTGACCGTTTTGGCACTGATGAGTTGTTAGCGCATAGCGAAATGGTTTCTGCTTATCAATGGTATAGCGGCAAAGGCATCAAAGAGGATATGGTAGAAGGACGGCGAGATTTATTGCTCATGTTGGTTGAATCGGGTGCAATTGCGCCGACTCATGTTGAGGCTGTTCGTAAAACAACAGAGACGTTAAACGTAGATATCGAACGGTATAAAAAAGAGAAACAAGAAATTCTCAAAGGCTCTAGTGCTGTGGGTGAGGCAAATTGGGTACAAGAGGTTGACGGGAAGCTAGGGCAAGTCATCGGCGCGAAACAGTGGGAAACTCAGTCTCGGGTTTTAAACTTGGCGGGTGATAAATTTGACGCTGCAACCCTGTTTTTACAATTATGTTTAGTTATGGGTGCATTAAGTTTGTTATTAAAAGCCCCTAAATTAAAACATTTTTTCTTTAGTATGATGGTTGTCTTTGGGTCATTAGGTGGAGTTTTTTCTGCGTGGGCGTTTTCTATTGCGACGACAGTTTGA
- a CDS encoding acyl carrier protein, whose protein sequence is MENEKIIEQLQDIIANRLDVNLRLEELDAQVSLFEGGLGLDSIAIMEFISLIEENFAIKFSEDELNMDYFQNLNSVAQFVSTKLAH, encoded by the coding sequence ATGGAAAACGAAAAAATTATTGAACAATTACAAGATATTATTGCGAATCGTTTGGATGTTAATTTACGCTTAGAAGAGCTAGACGCTCAAGTCTCCTTGTTTGAAGGGGGGTTGGGCTTGGATTCTATTGCGATTATGGAATTTATCAGCCTGATTGAAGAAAACTTCGCTATTAAATTCAGCGAAGATGAACTGAACATGGATTACTTTCAAAACTTAAACAGCGTTGCGCAATTCGTTTCGACCAAACTCGCTCATTAA
- a CDS encoding PAS domain S-box protein, whose amino-acid sequence MLPISRPAKQLLQILYIGANPIQARSVMHYLQQIGHHVTWIKEAKQGLLCLQNEHYDLLIFDYHLHPFDGLQFLRLLAEQRRRIASILLVKAGHELVVMEAIKLGVGDYVMRDKKGHYIKLLPVIIERLFAVRQQAISRQSAERALREERDFIKAIYQTASSLLVVIDREGRVFSFNQACEQLTGYHFEEVKGLSIFDLFLLPEDSPHLQHILSKLTPQQCPLQYESYWVDKKGKRHLIAWSNSVILDEHQLVKYIVSNGIDITEQRRVEEELRHSESCYRTIVESQSELVCRITPDTHLTFVNNAYCQHFGKSRAELLQRSFLHVLPLDNRQYYLELHRTHVKEPRVLTYEQPNIDHTGQVCWFEWTDSPIFDEYGNLIEFQLVGRDITLRKQMEEQLRKSEARLAEAQRIAHVGHRDWDLISNTEEWSDEVYRISGLTREEYPIINRGILHALIHPDDREIYYFSLQDTLEQNKPYHTEYRIIRWSDGHVRYLHCIGELIHDNQGKPTRILGTVQDITEHKQIEQALRQSEAHLRTLISASPIGLALISLTGDFIEVNPAYAHALGYEPEEIEGKITLWDITPPQFHPLEHERIDSLKKTRSFRPYEKELRHKAGHLVPVRLHSLLIERGGHNYIWSSVTDITEQKQTEAALREAKHVAEVANSAKTTFLANMSHELRTPLNAILGYAQILYRDINLNPQHRERIGIIQRAGDYLLTLINDILDIAKIEANRLELHPSELDLSQFLSDLVHLFQTRAEQKGVEFNYKTYGILPKIVYADAKRLRQILINLLSNAVKFTNRGSVTFTVEYRQDSQFCFHIEDTGIGIATESLEKIFLPFEQLGKPRYREQGTGLGLAITKKLVEMMAGQITVSSQYKRGTHFFIRLDLPPIIQTQRHHNLEMPRISRYHFPAYANHPTSCKILIADDSHDSRHILRSLLSPLGFDIIEATDGQEAFEQALKYHPDVLLTDIVMPKLDGLSLTRKIRQYPELKDIIIIAISASVFETDRVLCIEAGCQNFIAKPIPADLLLNTLQEYLNFIWVYDIPLPEQHNSIKPTQTAVLYPLHPNQHQLDTFYDLALQGDMQGIIDYGQELVAKEPALQNFIDMLIKLAKQLQEKELCELLKSYIKTVS is encoded by the coding sequence CATTATTTACAGCAAATAGGGCATCATGTGACATGGATAAAAGAAGCAAAACAGGGATTATTATGTTTACAAAATGAACATTATGATTTGTTGATTTTTGACTATCATTTACACCCTTTTGACGGCTTACAGTTTTTACGCTTATTAGCAGAACAACGGCGACGTATCGCCAGTATTTTATTAGTAAAAGCGGGACATGAATTAGTCGTGATGGAAGCGATTAAACTTGGTGTTGGCGATTATGTCATGCGCGATAAAAAGGGACATTATATTAAATTATTGCCCGTCATTATCGAACGCTTATTTGCTGTACGACAACAAGCAATTTCACGGCAGAGTGCGGAAAGAGCCTTGCGAGAAGAGCGGGATTTTATTAAAGCAATTTATCAAACCGCAAGCAGCCTTCTTGTTGTCATCGATAGAGAAGGACGGGTTTTCAGTTTTAATCAGGCTTGTGAACAATTAACAGGTTATCACTTTGAAGAAGTCAAAGGCTTATCTATTTTTGATTTATTTTTACTCCCTGAAGACAGTCCCCATCTACAACATATCTTAAGCAAGCTCACGCCACAACAATGTCCTTTACAATACGAAAGCTATTGGGTTGATAAAAAAGGTAAACGCCATTTAATTGCATGGTCTAACAGCGTTATTCTTGACGAACACCAGTTAGTTAAATATATCGTCAGCAATGGCATTGATATTACAGAACAACGGCGAGTTGAAGAAGAATTGCGCCATAGCGAATCTTGCTACCGCACGATTGTCGAATCACAATCTGAATTAGTCTGTCGTATTACGCCCGATACCCATCTGACTTTTGTTAATAATGCCTATTGCCAACACTTTGGCAAATCTCGAGCAGAACTATTACAACGCTCTTTTCTCCATGTTCTCCCCTTAGACAATCGCCAATATTACCTAGAATTACACCGCACACATGTTAAAGAACCGCGTGTGCTTACCTATGAACAACCTAATATCGACCATACAGGACAAGTCTGTTGGTTTGAATGGACCGATTCGCCCATTTTTGACGAATACGGCAATTTAATAGAATTCCAACTGGTTGGACGCGATATTACCCTGCGTAAACAAATGGAAGAACAATTGCGTAAAAGCGAGGCACGTTTAGCCGAAGCACAACGCATTGCCCACGTAGGACATCGTGATTGGGATTTAATCAGCAATACCGAAGAATGGTCGGATGAAGTTTACCGCATCTCTGGGCTGACTCGTGAAGAATACCCTATTATCAATCGTGGGATTTTACACGCACTGATTCACCCTGATGACCGCGAAATTTACTACTTTTCGCTACAAGATACCCTAGAACAAAATAAACCTTATCATACAGAATACCGCATTATCCGCTGGTCAGATGGTCATGTTCGTTATTTACACTGCATAGGCGAATTAATTCATGATAATCAAGGCAAGCCGACCCGCATTCTAGGCACAGTTCAAGACATCACAGAACACAAACAAATTGAACAAGCCTTGCGTCAAAGTGAAGCACATTTAAGAACACTTATTTCAGCCTCACCAATTGGACTCGCCCTGATTAGCCTGACAGGTGATTTTATTGAAGTAAATCCCGCTTATGCCCACGCGCTTGGGTACGAACCTGAAGAAATTGAAGGCAAAATTACTCTATGGGATATTACCCCGCCACAATTTCACCCATTAGAACACGAACGGATTGATAGCCTAAAGAAAACGCGGAGCTTCCGCCCCTATGAAAAAGAACTACGCCATAAAGCAGGGCATTTAGTCCCTGTACGTCTGCATAGCCTACTGATTGAACGCGGTGGACATAATTATATTTGGAGTAGCGTCACAGACATCACGGAACAAAAACAAACGGAAGCCGCCCTACGTGAAGCCAAACACGTCGCCGAAGTGGCAAACTCCGCAAAAACAACGTTTTTAGCCAACATGAGCCATGAACTGCGTACCCCACTGAATGCCATTCTGGGCTATGCACAAATACTCTACCGAGATATCAACCTCAATCCACAACACCGTGAACGCATTGGTATTATTCAACGGGCAGGAGATTATCTTCTCACATTAATCAACGACATTTTAGATATTGCCAAAATTGAAGCCAACCGTTTGGAATTACATCCTAGCGAATTGGACTTATCACAATTTCTAAGTGACCTAGTACACCTCTTTCAAACCCGCGCAGAGCAAAAAGGCGTTGAATTCAACTATAAAACCTATGGTATTTTACCCAAAATTGTTTATGCCGATGCAAAACGCCTGCGCCAAATACTCATTAATCTCTTAAGCAATGCGGTTAAATTTACCAACCGTGGAAGCGTTACTTTTACAGTCGAATATCGTCAAGACTCACAATTTTGCTTTCATATAGAAGATACAGGCATTGGCATTGCCACAGAATCATTAGAAAAAATCTTTCTACCATTTGAACAACTTGGAAAACCGCGCTACCGAGAACAAGGAACAGGTTTAGGATTAGCGATTACCAAAAAGCTAGTAGAAATGATGGCGGGACAAATTACCGTCAGTAGCCAATATAAACGAGGAACACACTTTTTTATCCGCCTAGACTTACCCCCCATTATTCAAACACAACGACACCATAACCTCGAAATGCCGCGTATTAGTCGCTATCACTTTCCCGCGTATGCCAATCATCCCACATCCTGTAAAATTCTTATTGCGGACGATAGCCACGACAGCCGCCACATTCTTAGAAGCCTACTCAGCCCCTTAGGATTTGACATTATCGAAGCAACGGATGGACAAGAAGCCTTTGAACAAGCTTTAAAATATCACCCAGATGTACTTTTAACCGATATTGTTATGCCTAAACTCGATGGGTTATCACTCACTCGAAAAATTAGACAATATCCTGAACTAAAAGATATTATTATCATCGCCATTTCCGCCAGTGTGTTTGAAACAGACCGAGTTCTTTGCATTGAAGCAGGCTGTCAAAACTTTATCGCAAAACCCATTCCCGCTGATTTACTCCTCAATACCTTACAAGAATATCTCAATTTTATCTGGGTTTATGACATTCCCCTACCTGAACAGCACAACTCCATTAAACCGACACAAACTGCTGTACTGTATCCCCTACATCCTAATCAGCATCAACTAGATACTTTTTACGATTTAGCCTTACAAGGTGATATGCAAGGTATTATTGACTATGGGCAGGAATTAGTCGCAAAAGAACCTGCTTTACAAAACTTTATCGACATGCTGATAAAATTGGCAAAACAGCTACAAGAAAAAGAATTATGTGAATTATTAAAATCTTATATAAAAACTGTTTCCTAA